In the genome of Asterias amurensis chromosome 16, ASM3211899v1, one region contains:
- the LOC139948622 gene encoding INO80 complex subunit C-like: MSAPSPLPTRPRSTRIKRATSPAAAILSSKKKKNAPATATSSDAGTVEPEPSTQVTLAPAATVVAAAVVEISTPTQQLVTPSLQLPEIPQRPVLPFKDANFTLSSKGVTANKKARAWKTLKQITSAEKSLPWRPDEATYSSIDAPPSLKPAKKYSDLSGFPAKYTDPQTKLRYSDTEEFSRTRMLPADIITGLLTLRKANPELQ, encoded by the exons atgtctgcTCCCAGTCCTTTGCCAACCCGTCCCCGTAGTACAAGAATAAAACGAGCTACAAGTCCTGCTGCTGCTATATTGAGCagtaagaagaagaagaat GCTCCAGCCACAGCAACAAGTTCTGATGCGGGGACAGTGGAACCCGAGCCATCCACTCAGGTGACATTAGCACCAGCGGCGACAGTAGTAGCAGCAGCAGTCGTCGAGATAAGCACCCCAACTCAACAACTGGTGACCCCTTCTCTACAACTTCCTGAAATTCCACAGCGACCAGTACTGCCGTTCAAGGATGCCAACTTTACA CTCTCTAGTAAAGGTGTGACGGCCAATAAGAAAGCAAGAGCATGGAAAACGCTGAAGCAAATCACATCCGCAGAGAAATCCTTGCCTTGGAGACCAGATGAAGCAACAT ATAGCAGTATTGATGCGCCCCCATCTCTGAAACCAGCCAAGAAATACTCTGACCTCTCAGGATTTCCG gcaaaatacACAGACCCCCAAACCAAGCTGAGATATTCAGACACAGAGGAATTCTCTCGGACACGAATGCTTCCAGCGGACATCATCACTGGGCTGTTGACTCTCAGGAAAGCCAACCCAGAACTCCAGTGA
- the LOC139948620 gene encoding perlucin-like protein — MEGTCLHSVLLILFTIGMSSAHSCKPQMLCPFGWESWGGSCYKLLEGKPTWPEGFLKCQEIGGEMVSPSSSEENNNLYILSKNSIQVWVNCNDLKIEGQWDCNDNGGYVNWVDDEPEGGTLENCALAHFTAWKDYPCSWKYANTLCKGNEVTATQAKLKQWRLLASCLTGHTLREIPTSNVRACAIECDYDPRCRSFNVQHFGTGERICQLNLRARSEADRTQFVKSKTPFTCIYGEK; from the coding sequence ATGGAAGGAACTTGTTTGCATTCTGttttgttgattctcttcaccaTTGGTATGAGTTCTGCTCATTCGTGTAAGCCTCAGATGTTGTGTCCATTCGGCTGGGAGTCATGGGGCGGCTCGTGCTACAAACTTCTTGAAGGAAAACCGACTTGGCCCGAAGGGTTTTTAAAATGTCAGGAGATTGGAGGGGAGATGGTTTCGCCTTCATCATCGGAGGAAAATAACAACTTGTATATACTGAGTAAAAACAGCATCCAGGTGTGGGTTAACTGCAACGACTTGAAGATAGAAGGACAGTGGGACTGCAATGATAACGGCGGGTATGTGAACTGGGTTGACGATGAGCCAGAAGGCGGAACTCTAGAAAACTGTGCTTTAGCTCATTTCACTGCGTGGAAAGATTACCCGTGCTCATGGAAATACGCCAACACTCTCTGCAAAGGCAATGAAGTCACGGCTACACAGGCCAAGTTGAAGCAATGGCGCCTGCTTGCATCGTGTCTGACCGGACACACCTTACGAGAGATACCGACCAGCAACGTCCGGGCCTGCGCCATTGAGTGTGACTACGACCCAAGATGTCGCTCCTTCAACGTGCAGCATTTTGGGACTGGTGAGCGCATTTGTCAACTCAATCTTCGCGCCCGCTCCGAGGCCGACCGCACCCAGTTTGTGAAGTCCAAAACACCTTTTACGTGTATTTACGGAGAGAAATAA
- the LOC139948616 gene encoding polypeptide N-acetylgalactosaminyltransferase 13-like: MESLQIESKMPKAKNTLRKLYLLAFICFLLNVVYVLHHLLSHGSVMSRNSINKLEESGNEFAKPPFNEVSHAIGTGFTDHKPVKADKSEDSHGKPHGKTGESKLISKEESEKNKKMLGKLEEDAAANNEQKLRNEKIDQAQENQIMMREGLDMKMNVTKQRRKMPYFNNTRAGDEGGPGSMGEGVVISGLSAADQKRVDHGKHDHAFNEFASSKMSLHRSLPDARFKECKSLKYPQDLPKTSIIVCFHNEAWSTLLRTLHSVLDRSPLHLIHEIIFVDDASNLEHLREPLEDYISLIHEVRIRIIRSKERIGLIRARMLGVDVMQGEIITFLDSHVEVMIGWLEPLLARISGDRKRVVIPIVDEISDTNMKYKVVSEPLQRGGLNWRFQYRWVWVPDYASRVSKADPIRTPTMPGGLLSMEKKFFTELGSYDPGMEIWGGENLEESLKIWMCGGSIEMIPCSRVGHIYRSRSPYAFLGKKPMDVVERNAIRVVEVWTDDYKENFYNRLPHLRRVDFGDVSDRRKLRERLQCHSFEWYLQNVYPEMYVPNMNAVIKHSAAVASSLGFCLDSNDQNGQTGKKLIVWGCHGQGGNQYFELTDKGQMRNDELCLEPDILDRFVLLEKCSSSGDRLTRQKWEFDGQTLKHVKSRNCLHLDKPVKGSEVEARMCYPNDPKQHWSFT; this comes from the exons ATGGAATCACTGCAGATTGA GTCAAAAATGCCAAAAGCAAAGAACACCCTTCGGAAGCTCTACCTGCTCGCGTTCATCTGTTTCTTGCTGAATGTCGTCTACGTTCTGCATCATTTATTGAGCCACGGTAGTGTTATGTCTAGAAATAGTATTAACAAACTTGAAGAATCTGGGAATGAATTTGCTAAACCACCTTTTAACGAAGTAAGCCATGCCATAGGAACCGGCTTCACAGATCACAAACCGGTTAAAGCTGACAAGAGTGAAGATAGTCACGGTAAACCCCACGGGAAAACAGGAGAGTCTAAATTAATTTCCAAAGAGGAGAGTGAGAAGAATAAAAAGATGCTGGGGAAGTTGGAGGAAGATGCAGCTGCAAATAACGAGCAAAAACTTCGGAATGAGAAGATTGATCAAGCACAGGAGAACCAAATAATGATGAGGGAAGGATTAGACATGAAGATGAACGTCACAAAACAAAGAAGGAAGATGCCGTACTTCAACAACACACGGGCTGGCGATGAAGGCGGGCCAGGATCGATGGGAGAGGGCGTGGTCATCAGCGGCCTGTCTGCTGCCGATCAGAAGCGTGTGGACCACGGGAAACATGACCACGCCTTTAATGAATTCGCCAGCTCCAAGATGTCACTGCATCGGTCGTTGCCTGATGCAAGATTCAAAGA ATGCAAGTCATTGAAGTATCCACAAGATTTACCTAAGACAAGTATAATCGTGTGCTTCCATAACGAGGCTTGGTCCACACTTCTGCGCACTCTCCACAGTGTTCTTGACAGGTCGCCATTGCATCTGATCCACGAAATCATCTTTGTGGACGATGCGAGCAACCTCG AGCATCTACGAGAGCCGTTAGAGGATTATATATCATTGATTCACGAGGTGCGGATACGAATCATACGATCCAAGGAACGAATAGGATTGATCCGTGCGCGCATGCTCGGTGTGGACGTCATGCAGGGTGAAATTATCACCTTTTTGGATTCCCATGTCGAA GTAATGATAGGCTGGCTTGAGCCTCTACTGGCCAGGATATCTGGAGATCGGAAACGAGTTGTCATTCCCATCGTCGACGAAATCAGCGACACCAACATGAAGTATAAAGTGGTTTCAGAGCCCTTACAAAGGGGAGGTCTTAACTGGAGATTCCAATACCGATGGGTCTGGGTACCAGACTACGCCAGCCGTGTATCGAAAGCTGACCCGATCAG AACCCCGACCATGCCCGGAGGTCTACTTTCCATGGAGAAGAAGTTTTTCACCGAGCTTGGAAGCTACGACCCCGGAATGGAAATCTGGGGAGGGGAGAATCTAGAGGAGTCCCTCAAG ATCTGGATGTGTGGTGGTAGCATAGAGATGATTCCATGCTCACGTGTGGGTCACATTTATCGATCTCGCTCACCCTACGCGTTCCTTGGGAAGAAACCAATGGATGTTGTGGAAAGGAACGCTATACGAGTCGTTGAG GTGTGGACTGACGACTATAAGGAAAACTTTTACAACCGTCTTCCGCACCTGCGCAGAGTGGACTTCGGTGACGTCAGTGATCGACGCAAGTTGAGGGAGCGGCTTCAGTGCCACAGTTTTGAGTGGTATCTTCAGAACGTATACCCGGAGATGTATGTGCCCAATATGAACGCAGTGATAAAGCATTCAGCTGCG gTTGCAAGCAGCTTGGGATTTTGTCTGGACTCAAATGATCAAAATGGACAGACGGGCAAGAAACTCATCGTGTGGGGGTGTCACGGACAGGGCGGTAACCAG TATTTTGAACTGACAGACAAGGGTCAAATGAGAAATGACGAACTCTGTCTGGAGCCTGATATCCTCGATCGTTTTGTCTTACTGGAAAAGTGCAGCTCGTCAGGCGACAGACTAACAAGGCAAAAGTGGGAGTTTGAT
- the LOC139948623 gene encoding dual specificity protein phosphatase 19-like, which yields MSFLGDIESFSQTNLKKVDTQVTTAAGKRLVETRSDGSFSQKTVEGKSMGFVCDTKPDFQVLEVRPGVLLGSQDVAANLELLQKHHVTHILNVATGIVNFFPNQFIYKTVEILDVPETDITGYFAECFQFIDAAKATGKVLVHCNAGVSRSPSVVIAYLMSTEGVSLGAILDELRGERPAVRPNDGFMKCLEEYERRLKDKK from the exons atgagcTTTCTTGGAGACATCGAATCGTTTTCTCAGACGAATCTGAAGAAAGTTGATACACAAGTAACTACAGCAGCAGGCAAGAGGCTTGTCGAGACGAGATCTGATGGAAGTTTCTCTCAAAAGACTGTTGAGGGAAAGAGCATGGGATTTGTGTGCGATACTAAACCAGATTTTCAAGTCTTGGAAGTGAGGCCCGGTGTTCTTCTTG GTTCTCAAGATGTTGCGGCTAATCTAGAGCTTCTCCAAAAGCATCACGTGACCCACATCCTCAATGTTGCGACCGGGATTGTGAATTTCTTCCCAAATCAATTCATTTACAAAACAGTTGAGATTCTGGATGTACCGGAAACGGACATAACTGG GTACTTTGCCGAGTGTTTTCAGTTTATTGATGCTGCAAAGGCTACCGGCAAGGTTCTCGTTCATTGCAACGCTGGTGTTTCCCGCTCACCGTCTGTGGTTATTGCTTACCTtatgtcaacagagggcgtttcTCTGGGCGCCATTTTGGATGAACTGAGAGGTGAACGACCTGCCGTCCGGCCCAATGATGGATTCATGAAATGCTTGGAGGAATATGAAAGAAGATTGAAAGATAAAAAATGA